The following are from one region of the Fusarium verticillioides 7600 chromosome 1, whole genome shotgun sequence genome:
- a CDS encoding acetyltransferase, which yields MAKQQKDNEIIEIAKGLKGTPWCEEYEKMISGMLYNPLHPELLDGRHRARGLAYKYNNIDPSAGTREEIDDKRAQMLSEMLGKVGKGTYIETPFMPDYGSNVSIGENCFMNFGLTILDTSLVIIGDRVQMGPNVHIYTAGHETSVLSRIKFVEFGHPIRIEDDCWIGGNVVILPGVTIGRGCTVGAGAVVTKSLPPYSIALGAPAKVVKTIQSVEEELADPNNPFRNMPDRE from the exons atggccaagcaaCAGAAAGATAATGAGATCATCGAAATCGCCAAAGGCCTCAAGGGTACACCATGGTGCGAAGAGTACGAGAAGATGATCTCTGGTATGCT CTACAACCCCCTGCACCCTGAACTCTTGGATGGCCGCCACAGAGCGCGCGGTCTGGCGTACAAGTACAACAACATTGATCCCAGCGCTGGCACTCGCGAGGAGATCGACGACAAGCGAGCTCAGATGCTTTCGGAGATGCTCGGAAAGGTCGGCAAGGGGACGTACATTGAGACGCCCTTCATGCCTGACTACGGAAGCAATGTCTCCATCGGCGAGAACTGCTTCATGAACTTTGG CTTGACCATCCTAGATACCagtctcgtcatcatcggcgacCGCGTCCAGATGGGTCCCAACGTACATATCTACACAGCAGGCCACGAGACGAGTGTTCTATCCAGGATCAAGTTCGTCGAGTTTGGACATCCCATCCGTATTGAAGACGACTGCTGGATCGGTGGCAATGTGGTTATCCTCCCTGGTGTAACTATTGGCCGAGGCTGTACTGTTGGCGCCGGGGCAGTGGTTACTAAGAGTCTGCCCCCCTACTCGATCGCCCTAGGCGCCCCTGCTAAGGTGGTCAAGACGATACAGAgcgtggaggaggagttggcggaTCCTAACAACCCTTTCCGAAACATGCCCGATCGAGAGTAG
- a CDS encoding beta-lactamase, translated as MSVLSQDTQSKLRDIIDEYTTGGIESKIPGLVYSAFRNDGEPIFQHCSGLRGVISESPMSEKTIFFMASFTKLATSVTCMQLVEQGKLRLDDADQIEAICPELRDVKVLTRNENGKLDLVEKVRRITLRMLLTHTAGFGYAFEDEKLAEFSRPIGFDDFSGEAIDTANRPLVNQPGETFQYGVSMDWVGVIIERTYNKSLEEVFKDHIFRPLGMDHVTFHPSAEDKLNLAYMHRRSPSGKLSTTDHFYRRPLLARDGEKVPCAGGHGCFGRPAEFGRIISLLLNDGLDAKSGVRLLKSETVDDMFTDQIPDKPRFSNVSVPVAKPELANPTPLTPMPDDHTEGWGLSFSINHFPESTGRAAGSASWEGLANLFWFADRKNNIGGIIASQILPYGGESVK; from the exons ATGTCTGTACTATCACAGGATACTCAATCCAAGCTTCGAGATATCATCGATGAGTACACAACTGGGGGCATAGAGAGCAAGATCCCGGGCCTCGTCTACTCCGCGTTCAGAAATGATGGCGAGCCAATCTTTCAGCATTGCTCCGGCCTAAGGGGAGTCATTTCTGAAAGCCCCATGTCAGAAAAGACTATCTTCTTCATGGCATCTTTCACAAAACTGGCGACATCAGTCACGTGCATGCAACTCGTCGAGCAAGGGAAGTTGCGCTTAGATGATGCAGATCAAATCGAAGCCATCTGCCCTGAATTACGGGACGTCAAGGTGTTAACTCGGAACGAGAACGGCAAACTTGACCTCGTTGAGAAAGTCAGGAGAATTACTCTTCGAATGCTTCTCACTCACACGG CTGGTTTCGGCTATGcttttgaggatgagaagcttgcagAGTTCAGTCGCCccattggctttgatgacttttccGGGGAAGCAATTGACACAGCCAATCGACCTCTGGTGAATCAGCCTGGTGAGACGTTTCAGTATGGCGTCTCGATGGACTGGGTTGGCGTGATAATCGAACGCACGTACAACAAGTCACTGGAGGAAGTCTTCAAAGATCACATATTCAGACCACTGGGCATGGACCATGTCACTTTCCATCCATCGGCGGAAGATAAGTTGAACTTGGCGTATATGCATCGCAGAAGCCCAAGTGGCAAGTTGAGTACTACAGATCACTTTTATCGACGTCCACTACTTGCTCGGGATGGAGAAAAGGTTCCGTGTGCTGGGGGTCATGGATGCTTTGGAAGACCAGCAGAGTTTGGAA GAATTATTTCACTTCTTCTGAACGACGGATTGGATGCAAAATCAGGAGTTCGGCTACTTAAATCTGAGACCGTCGATG ACATGTTCACCGATCAAATTCCCGATAAACCACGCTTCAGCAACGTCAGCGTCCCCGTTGCCAAACCAGAGCTAGCAAACCCAACTCCCTTAACGCCAATGCCAGATGATCACACCGAGGGCTGGGGTTTATCATTCTCTATCAATCACTTCCCAGAGTCAACGGGTCGTGCGGCTGGTTCAGCGTCGTGGGAAGGCTTGGCTAATCTCTTCTGGTTCGCTGATCGCAAGAACAATATCGGCGGTATTATTGCCAGCCAAATTCTTCCGTATGGTGGTGAGTCGGTTAAATAA